Proteins from a single region of Larus michahellis chromosome 13, bLarMic1.1, whole genome shotgun sequence:
- the GALNT9 gene encoding polypeptide N-acetylgalactosaminyltransferase 9 isoform X4, translating to MEVLPCSRVAHIERTKKPYNNDIDYYAKRNALRAAEVWMDDFKSHVYMAWNIPMANPGVDFGDVSERIALRQRLQCRSFKWYLENVYPEMRVYNNTVTYGEVRNSKASGYCLDQGAEEDDKAILYPCHGMSSQLVRYSSEGVLQLGPLGSTAFLPDSKCLVDDGKGRTPTLKKCEDVLRPAQRFWDFTQNGPIISRDTGRCLEVEMSKDANFGLRLVVQRCSGQKWMIRNWIKHGRH from the exons ATGGAGGTGTTACCCTGTTCTCGCGTGGCGCATATTGAACGCACAAAGAAGCCCTACAACAACGACATTGATTACTATGCAAAGCGCAACGCCCTGCGGGCCGCTGAGGTCTGGATGGATGACTTCAAGTCCCATGTTTACATGGCGTGGAACATCCCCATGGCA aaCCCTGGAGTTGACTTTGGAGATGTTTCTGAAAGAATAGCTCTACGACAGCGACTGCAGTGCCGGAGTTTTAAGTGGTACTTGGAGAATGTCTATCCTGAAATGAGGGTTTATAATAATACAGTCACTTACGGAGAG GTGCGTAACAGCAAAGCTAGTGGCTACTGCTTAGATCAGGGAGCCGAAGAGGATGACAAAGCAATCCTTTATCCCTGCCATGGAATGTCCTCTCAG ctTGTCCGCTACAGCTCGGAAGGCGTCCTGCAGCTGGGGCCGCTGGGCTCCACGGCCTTTCTGCCCGACTCCAAATGCCTCGTTGACGATGGGAAGGGCAGGACACCGACTCTGAAGAAGTGTGAGGATGTCCTGAGGCCAGCACAGAGGTTCTGGGATTTCACACAG aaTGGTCCAATCATCAGCAGAGACACTGGCCGCTGTCTAGAAGTGGAAATGTCAAAGGATGCAAATTTTGGGCTCAGATTAGTCGTACAAAGGTGCTCGGGGCAAAAATGGATGATTAGAAACTGGATAAAACATGGCCGACACTga